One segment of Desulfosudis oleivorans Hxd3 DNA contains the following:
- a CDS encoding sensor histidine kinase, whose amino-acid sequence MKKRKKILHQIYPTYLVVTFGSLFVVIWFVFHTLNGLFLDETRRDLTARAELIKHHIKATGLTEPALDAWCKTAGSAAKTRITLVLPSGRVVADSEEDPARMENHTDRTEILQALQTGSGSSLRYSATLKTQMMYVALPMTGENSARLVVRTALPVTSIYSALGGIKFNIFAVALVLALLVALVSLVISRNIALPIREMEQGARRFAGGDLSSKLVLPASAELASLAEAMNDMAGRLDDRIKTAIRQKNELNAVFSSMTEAVIAIGSNEKILRVNHAAETFLRKSRQALNGTFLYEVIRNHDFKKFVESAVKTDRSEADLPFELDGKTHIINIHASALVDETGERMGALLILNDVTRMRQLETMRKDFAANVSHELKTPLTSIQGFTETLLAEPSLLDNAHVVRCLEIIANNTKRLTTIIDDLLKLSEIEHADRQKDFNFQEAPLADVINSAAAICRPDLDSKQIKLESDCPADLALPIDPFLLELALVNLVENAVKYSPNNSEVGISAEDKGREVHVSVIDHGTGIAEAHIPRIFERFYRVDKARSRELGGTGLGLAIVKHVAQIHGGRIEVQSTPGKGSAFTLIFPRPM is encoded by the coding sequence TTGAAGAAACGAAAAAAAATACTGCACCAGATCTACCCCACCTATCTGGTGGTTACCTTCGGCTCCCTTTTTGTTGTCATATGGTTTGTTTTCCATACACTCAATGGATTATTTCTTGATGAAACCCGCCGGGACCTTACCGCCAGGGCTGAACTGATCAAACATCACATTAAAGCCACCGGGCTGACAGAGCCGGCCCTTGACGCCTGGTGCAAGACGGCGGGCAGTGCCGCCAAAACCCGCATCACCCTTGTGTTACCCTCAGGCCGGGTGGTGGCCGACTCCGAAGAGGATCCGGCCCGGATGGAAAACCACACCGACCGGACGGAAATTTTACAGGCATTGCAAACCGGGTCCGGAAGTTCCCTGCGATACAGCGCCACCCTGAAAACACAGATGATGTACGTGGCGTTGCCGATGACCGGAGAAAACAGTGCCCGGCTGGTGGTTCGCACCGCTCTGCCGGTGACCTCAATTTACAGTGCCCTGGGCGGCATCAAATTCAACATATTTGCCGTGGCCCTGGTGCTGGCCCTGCTGGTGGCCCTGGTAAGCCTGGTCATTTCCCGGAACATCGCCCTGCCGATCCGGGAGATGGAACAGGGCGCCAGGCGGTTTGCCGGCGGGGATCTTTCTTCAAAACTGGTTCTGCCCGCATCGGCTGAACTGGCAAGCCTTGCCGAAGCAATGAACGACATGGCCGGCCGCCTGGATGATCGCATCAAAACCGCCATTCGGCAAAAAAACGAGCTTAACGCGGTTTTTTCCAGCATGACCGAGGCGGTAATCGCCATCGGGAGTAATGAAAAAATTCTGCGGGTGAATCACGCGGCCGAGACGTTTCTGCGCAAATCCAGGCAGGCCCTGAATGGGACATTTCTTTACGAAGTAATCCGAAACCACGATTTTAAAAAATTTGTCGAATCAGCGGTAAAAACCGACCGGTCGGAGGCCGACCTGCCCTTTGAATTGGACGGGAAGACCCATATTATCAACATTCATGCCAGCGCCCTGGTGGATGAAACCGGGGAGCGCATGGGCGCACTGCTGATCCTCAACGACGTAACCCGAATGCGCCAGCTGGAAACCATGCGCAAAGACTTTGCCGCCAATGTTTCCCATGAACTCAAAACCCCGCTGACCTCCATCCAGGGCTTTACCGAGACCCTGCTGGCCGAGCCATCCCTTCTGGACAACGCCCATGTGGTCCGCTGCCTTGAAATTATCGCCAACAACACAAAGCGTCTGACAACCATTATCGACGACCTGCTCAAGCTGTCGGAAATTGAGCACGCGGACCGGCAGAAGGACTTTAACTTTCAGGAAGCGCCCCTGGCTGATGTGATAAATTCAGCGGCGGCCATCTGCAGGCCGGACCTGGACTCAAAACAGATAAAACTGGAAAGCGACTGCCCCGCCGACCTGGCACTGCCCATTGACCCGTTTCTCCTGGAGCTGGCCCTGGTCAACCTGGTGGAAAACGCCGTCAAATACAGTCCAAACAACAGCGAAGTGGGGATTTCAGCCGAGGACAAGGGCAGGGAGGTTCATGTCTCTGTGATCGATCACGGCACAGGCATTGCCGAAGCCCACATCCCCCGGATATTTGAACGGTTCTACCGGGTAGACAAAGCCCGAAGCCGCGAACTGGGCGGCACCGGCCTGGGGCTTGCCATTGTCAAGCACGTGGCCCAGATTCACGGCGGCAGAATTGAGGTTCAAAGCACACCGGGTAAGGGTTCTGCCTTTACCCTGATTTTCCCCCGGCCGATGTAA
- a CDS encoding alpha/beta fold hydrolase, with product MNRYAYRTTALAIRALSGFVRPNINIHDAKKIPRHNPTVFVINHFTRAETLLVPYYLHKLTGKTIWALASKDLFAGGFGAFLEKLGALSTAAPDRDLLMVKTLLTNEAAWVIFPEGRMVKNKKIFDMVDEKGEFVISSSVGKHPPHTGAATLALRTEFYRQRILKMAEIYPDEARRLLSLYRVDTMDQVVSLPTCLVPVNVTYYPIRAKENILSNLAKSVFDNIPARTLEELMAEGTMLLSGADIDIRFGDPIAVDTYLKADVITENIELAARIDFNDSIAAKQMMRSTAVHIMKRYMAAIYAMTTVNHDHILTSLLKHCPEERIDEADLRARAYLVATRLNALSEPVSRHTSLEKSQTHLLTDDRHAKIGNFLAVARQTGVLRQENGVLVKNSALFSAPVDFHAVRTENPLVVIANEVEPLIEFQRVVRETAAESPDAVCADVATHLIKNADFAFEKDYARFFINGESKKKNVGRPFLLRNGNAETGVLLIHGYMAAPMEVRALARHLHETLGCRVYAPRLRGHGTSPEDLAGRHFLEWIDSVDEGYALLKYTCKTVIAGGFSMGAGLALELASRVDGLDGVFAISPPMRLQDFSTRLVPMINVWNRVMHRMNRDKNRKAFANNHPENPHINYLRNPLSAVAEMGKLMDRTAARLSRIEIPTLLLQSMADPVVSSKGSLSIFERIAAKEKEYLLVNIPRHGIINGEDTRRVYQAITDFIERVLGNESQSPSA from the coding sequence ATGAACCGATACGCATACCGCACCACTGCCCTTGCCATTCGCGCACTGTCCGGTTTTGTCCGCCCGAACATCAATATTCACGACGCGAAAAAAATTCCACGGCATAATCCCACCGTTTTTGTCATCAACCATTTTACCCGGGCCGAAACCCTTCTTGTCCCTTATTACCTGCACAAGCTGACCGGTAAAACCATCTGGGCCCTTGCCAGCAAGGACCTGTTTGCCGGGGGTTTCGGCGCCTTTCTTGAAAAGCTGGGCGCCCTTTCCACCGCGGCCCCGGACCGGGACCTGCTGATGGTCAAGACCCTGCTCACCAACGAGGCGGCCTGGGTCATTTTTCCAGAAGGCCGTATGGTGAAAAACAAAAAAATTTTTGACATGGTTGATGAAAAGGGTGAATTTGTCATCTCTTCTTCGGTGGGAAAGCATCCGCCCCATACCGGCGCCGCCACCCTGGCCCTGCGAACCGAATTCTACAGGCAGCGCATTCTCAAAATGGCCGAGATATATCCGGACGAGGCCCGTCGCCTGCTCTCCCTCTACCGGGTCGACACCATGGACCAGGTGGTTTCACTGCCCACCTGCCTGGTTCCGGTAAATGTCACCTACTACCCCATCCGGGCAAAAGAAAACATTTTAAGCAACCTGGCCAAAAGCGTGTTTGACAACATTCCGGCCCGGACCCTGGAAGAGTTGATGGCCGAAGGCACCATGCTGCTGTCCGGCGCTGACATCGATATCCGGTTCGGCGACCCCATTGCCGTGGACACCTACCTCAAGGCCGATGTAATTACGGAAAACATCGAGCTGGCGGCCCGCATCGACTTTAACGATTCCATTGCCGCCAAGCAGATGATGCGATCCACGGCGGTTCACATCATGAAGCGATACATGGCGGCCATCTATGCCATGACCACGGTCAATCACGACCACATTCTCACTTCGTTGCTGAAACACTGCCCGGAAGAACGGATCGATGAAGCCGACCTGAGGGCACGGGCCTATCTTGTCGCCACCCGCCTGAACGCCCTTTCAGAGCCTGTTTCCCGGCACACCAGCCTGGAAAAAAGCCAGACCCATCTGCTTACCGACGACCGCCACGCCAAAATCGGCAACTTTCTTGCCGTTGCCCGGCAGACCGGTGTCCTTCGGCAGGAGAACGGCGTCCTGGTCAAAAACAGCGCTCTGTTCTCGGCTCCCGTCGATTTCCACGCGGTGCGCACCGAAAACCCGCTGGTGGTCATTGCCAACGAGGTGGAACCGCTTATCGAGTTTCAGCGGGTGGTTCGTGAAACCGCCGCGGAATCGCCGGACGCGGTTTGCGCCGACGTGGCGACCCATCTGATCAAAAATGCGGATTTTGCCTTTGAAAAGGATTACGCCCGTTTTTTTATCAACGGCGAATCAAAGAAAAAAAATGTCGGCCGCCCGTTTCTGCTTCGAAACGGAAACGCGGAAACGGGCGTGCTGCTGATTCATGGTTATATGGCGGCCCCCATGGAGGTCAGGGCGCTGGCCCGCCACCTGCACGAAACCCTGGGGTGTCGTGTCTATGCGCCGCGGCTTCGCGGCCACGGCACCTCCCCTGAAGACCTGGCCGGCCGGCACTTTTTGGAATGGATCGATTCGGTGGATGAAGGATATGCCCTTTTAAAATATACATGCAAAACCGTGATTGCGGGCGGATTCTCCATGGGTGCGGGCCTGGCCCTGGAACTGGCCTCCCGGGTGGACGGGCTGGACGGTGTCTTTGCGATTTCACCGCCCATGCGGCTTCAGGACTTTTCCACACGGCTGGTGCCGATGATCAACGTGTGGAACCGGGTGATGCACCGAATGAACCGGGATAAAAACAGGAAAGCGTTCGCGAACAACCATCCGGAAAATCCCCACATCAACTACCTGCGCAATCCCCTGTCCGCTGTGGCGGAAATGGGCAAACTGATGGACCGGACCGCGGCCCGGCTCTCCCGAATAGAGATCCCCACGCTGCTGCTTCAGTCCATGGCCGACCCCGTGGTCAGCTCCAAGGGCTCCTTGTCTATTTTCGAACGGATTGCCGCAAAAGAAAAAGAGTACCTGCTGGTCAACATTCCCCGGCACGGCATCATCAACGGCGAAGACACAAGACGCGTCTACCAGGCGATCACGGATTTTATTGAGCGCGTCCTTGGGAACGAATCGCAGTCCCCCTCCGCCTGA
- a CDS encoding AAA family ATPase, with amino-acid sequence MCAEYKSIPDALSPVIHVTTHALKAGEIGAVVARPGVGKTSFLVQVALHAMMSGKKVMHVNLKDSIKKVTLWYGEIFSLLCKKYQGLEEGVALDSLLARRFIMTMQVQGFSTDAIGERLADLLEQNIFTPDILIIDGLSFDASRQETVDGFGRISREFSMGIWVSVPAHREEPRDDADMPARIGDIKDHFALVWEFVPEGQEIRLKQLVPEGADTTAGAPALSLDPASMLLDVRTA; translated from the coding sequence ATGTGCGCAGAATATAAAAGCATCCCCGACGCGTTATCGCCCGTGATTCATGTCACGACCCATGCATTGAAAGCCGGAGAGATCGGGGCTGTGGTGGCCCGGCCCGGTGTAGGCAAAACCTCGTTCCTGGTGCAGGTGGCCCTGCACGCCATGATGAGCGGGAAAAAGGTGATGCACGTCAATCTCAAGGATTCCATCAAAAAGGTCACCCTGTGGTATGGTGAAATTTTTTCACTTCTGTGCAAAAAGTATCAGGGGCTGGAAGAGGGTGTAGCTCTTGATTCGCTTCTGGCCCGTCGCTTTATCATGACCATGCAGGTCCAGGGGTTTTCCACCGACGCCATTGGAGAACGGCTGGCCGACCTTCTGGAACAGAACATTTTTACACCAGACATTCTGATCATCGACGGACTTTCCTTTGATGCCTCCCGCCAGGAAACCGTGGACGGGTTTGGTCGCATCAGCCGGGAGTTTTCCATGGGTATATGGGTGTCGGTGCCGGCCCACCGGGAAGAACCCAGGGACGATGCCGACATGCCGGCCCGGATCGGAGACATAAAAGACCACTTTGCCCTGGTATGGGAGTTTGTGCCGGAGGGACAGGAGATTCGTCTGAAACAGCTGGTTCCGGAAGGGGCGGACACAACAGCAGGCGCTCCGGCCCTTTCTCTGGATCCCGCCTCCATGCTGCTGGACGTCCGCACCGCATAG
- the fusA gene encoding elongation factor G, producing the protein MEKEVRKLRNIGISAHIDSGKTTLTERILFFTQRIHAIHDVKGKDGVGATMDSMELERERGITIASAATFCQWKGFNVNIIDTPGHVDFTIEVERSLRVLDGAILVLCAVGGVQSQSITVDRQMKRYNVPCVAFVNKCDRSGADPFRVTRQLREKLAHNAVMLQMPIGLEADLKGVVDLVSMQALYFKGEHGETVESGPVPASLAEKAAGMREDLVDAASAFSDELTDAILEGKEIPEALLVSAIRTGTLSRGMTPVFVGSAYKNKGVQPLLDAVNAYLPAPEEVAVTALDVDGDNALVPLESDPAKPVVALAFKLEDGRYGQLTYVRVYQGTLAKGATVINSRTGKKVRIGRVVRMHADQMEDVDAILAGGIGALFGIDCASGDTFTAEGVRLAMTSIFVPDPVISLAIHPDGTQSETAMTKALNRFSKEDPTFRVYVDEETSETIIQGMGELHLDVYIERMKREYGATVTAGSPQVAYRETITRKVEFNYTHKKQTGGAGQYGRIAGYLEPAPGEGFDFLNKITGGAIPTQFIPACEKGFRKCIAKGPFMEFPVVDVRVCINDGASHAVDSSEMAFDAAARGAFQEAYRKAGPVIHEPIMRVSVETPTGFQGGALKLLNQRRGMIVGTQEEDINCTVEAQVPLAEMFGFSNVLRSATQGQAQFTMEFLTYREVPRSVAEELEKQKTRKQEK; encoded by the coding sequence ATGGAAAAGGAAGTTCGAAAATTAAGGAACATCGGCATCAGCGCCCATATCGATTCGGGCAAGACCACGCTGACCGAGCGGATCCTCTTTTTTACCCAGCGCATTCATGCCATTCATGATGTCAAGGGCAAAGACGGCGTGGGCGCCACCATGGACTCCATGGAGCTGGAGCGGGAGCGGGGCATCACCATTGCGTCCGCCGCCACCTTCTGCCAGTGGAAGGGGTTTAATGTCAACATCATCGACACGCCGGGCCATGTGGATTTCACCATTGAGGTGGAACGCTCCCTGCGGGTGCTGGACGGCGCCATCCTGGTACTGTGCGCGGTGGGCGGGGTCCAGTCCCAGTCCATTACCGTGGACCGGCAGATGAAACGGTACAACGTGCCGTGCGTGGCCTTTGTCAACAAGTGCGACAGAAGCGGCGCCGACCCGTTCCGCGTCACCCGGCAGTTACGGGAAAAACTGGCCCACAATGCCGTGATGCTGCAGATGCCCATCGGCCTGGAGGCGGATCTGAAGGGGGTTGTCGACCTGGTTTCCATGCAGGCCCTCTATTTTAAAGGCGAACACGGCGAAACCGTTGAGTCCGGACCGGTGCCGGCATCGCTGGCGGAAAAAGCGGCTGGTATGCGGGAAGACCTGGTGGATGCGGCCTCTGCTTTTTCCGATGAACTGACCGACGCCATTCTTGAAGGCAAAGAGATCCCCGAAGCCCTGCTTGTTTCAGCGATACGGACCGGTACCCTGTCCCGGGGGATGACCCCGGTATTTGTGGGATCGGCTTATAAGAACAAGGGGGTCCAACCCCTGCTGGATGCAGTCAATGCCTATCTGCCGGCTCCCGAGGAGGTGGCGGTGACGGCCCTGGACGTGGACGGCGACAACGCGCTGGTGCCCCTGGAAAGCGACCCGGCAAAACCGGTGGTGGCCCTGGCCTTCAAGCTGGAAGACGGCCGATACGGCCAGTTGACCTATGTCCGGGTTTATCAGGGCACACTGGCCAAGGGCGCCACGGTGATCAACTCCAGGACCGGCAAAAAGGTGAGAATCGGCCGGGTGGTGCGCATGCACGCCGATCAGATGGAGGATGTGGATGCCATATTGGCCGGCGGCATCGGCGCCCTGTTTGGTATTGACTGCGCCTCCGGTGACACGTTTACCGCCGAGGGGGTGCGTCTGGCCATGACCTCCATTTTTGTCCCTGACCCGGTGATCTCCCTGGCCATTCATCCCGACGGTACACAGTCGGAAACCGCCATGACCAAGGCATTGAACCGGTTTTCAAAGGAAGACCCCACCTTTCGCGTGTACGTTGACGAAGAGACCTCGGAAACCATTATTCAGGGCATGGGGGAGCTGCACCTGGATGTTTACATCGAACGCATGAAACGGGAATACGGTGCCACGGTTACGGCCGGATCCCCCCAGGTGGCCTACCGGGAGACCATCACCCGGAAAGTGGAATTCAATTATACCCATAAGAAGCAGACCGGCGGCGCCGGCCAGTACGGCCGCATTGCCGGATACCTTGAACCGGCGCCGGGAGAAGGGTTTGACTTTCTCAACAAGATCACCGGCGGCGCCATTCCCACCCAGTTTATCCCGGCCTGTGAAAAAGGGTTTCGCAAGTGCATCGCCAAGGGACCGTTCATGGAGTTCCCGGTGGTGGATGTGCGCGTCTGCATCAACGACGGCGCCTCCCACGCGGTTGACTCTTCTGAAATGGCCTTTGACGCCGCTGCCCGGGGTGCTTTTCAGGAGGCCTATCGCAAGGCCGGTCCCGTTATTCACGAGCCGATCATGCGGGTCTCCGTGGAGACCCCCACCGGATTTCAGGGCGGGGCGCTCAAACTGCTGAACCAGCGGCGCGGCATGATTGTGGGTACCCAGGAAGAGGACATCAACTGTACCGTTGAGGCCCAGGTGCCCCTGGCTGAAATGTTCGGGTTTTCCAATGTACTTCGATCGGCCACCCAGGGCCAGGCCCAGTTCACCATGGAGTTTCTTACCTACCGGGAGGTCCCCCGGTCTGTGGCCGAAGAGCTGGAAAAACAGAAAACAAGAAAGCAGGAGAAGTAG
- a CDS encoding NUDIX domain-containing protein yields the protein MTTPRNPALTVDIIIEVHGSIVLIERRNPPPGWALPGGFVDYGESLEDAARREAKEETGLDVTLTEQFHAYSDPGRDPRQHTASVVFLGTADGTPAAGDDAGSLGLFTRNALPPVLAFDHSRILDDYFRYRAGEPRNQIFRF from the coding sequence ATGACAACACCGAGAAACCCGGCCCTTACCGTTGACATTATTATAGAGGTTCATGGCAGTATCGTGCTGATCGAACGGCGCAATCCGCCTCCTGGCTGGGCCCTGCCCGGCGGATTCGTGGATTACGGCGAATCCCTGGAGGATGCGGCCCGGCGGGAGGCAAAGGAGGAGACCGGACTTGACGTGACCCTGACGGAACAGTTTCACGCCTATTCCGACCCCGGTCGCGACCCCCGCCAACACACGGCCAGTGTGGTGTTTCTTGGAACCGCCGACGGAACACCGGCGGCAGGCGACGATGCCGGAAGCCTGGGCCTGTTCACCCGGAACGCTCTGCCGCCGGTTCTGGCCTTTGACCACAGCCGCATTCTGGACGACTATTTTCGGTACCGGGCCGGAGAGCCCCGCAACCAAATATTTCGCTTTTGA
- a CDS encoding SPL family radical SAM protein yields MQPISTLYIDRRALRYSETEKVRAALNLPATVIDDPGLVYQDLAGAEDSVARGKQVLLLTLNRGPFLRKCPGTRYYRCCGYKILHIGAFCTMDCSYCILQAYFHPPVLQYYVNQDKMGRELDRAFAGARRPLRIGTGEFTDSLIWNTCTDLNTRLVNVFAGQRKAVLELKTKTVNVEGLKPLAHNRKTIVAWSLNTERIMASDERETTTLSQRLATARACRELGYPVAFHFDPIVLYEGCEEEYLAVVDRMFEAVAPEHIVWISLGTFRFMPQLKPVIQERFPDSRIVYGEFITGMDRKMRYFKPLRIALCRKIAQRIRQHDPDVTVYFCMEDDEVWQRCMGFVPKQKGGLARMLDKSAVAHCDLDKKLLG; encoded by the coding sequence ATGCAACCCATATCCACCCTTTACATAGACAGGCGGGCCCTGCGTTATTCTGAAACCGAAAAGGTGCGGGCGGCCCTGAACCTGCCGGCCACGGTGATCGATGATCCAGGCCTGGTCTACCAGGACCTTGCCGGTGCCGAAGACAGCGTGGCCCGGGGCAAGCAGGTGCTGTTGCTGACCCTCAACCGGGGGCCCTTTCTTCGAAAATGTCCCGGCACCCGTTACTACCGGTGCTGCGGCTATAAAATTCTGCACATCGGGGCCTTCTGTACCATGGACTGTTCCTACTGTATTTTGCAGGCCTACTTTCATCCACCGGTGCTGCAATACTACGTAAACCAGGACAAAATGGGCAGGGAGCTTGATCGGGCCTTTGCCGGTGCCCGGCGCCCTCTGCGGATCGGCACCGGCGAGTTTACCGACAGCCTGATCTGGAACACCTGCACCGACCTGAACACGCGGCTGGTCAATGTATTTGCCGGCCAGCGGAAAGCGGTCCTGGAGTTAAAGACAAAAACAGTAAATGTGGAGGGATTGAAACCCCTGGCTCATAACCGGAAAACCATTGTCGCCTGGTCCTTGAACACGGAACGGATCATGGCCTCAGACGAACGAGAGACCACGACCCTGTCCCAGCGGCTGGCCACAGCCAGAGCCTGCCGGGAACTGGGCTACCCGGTTGCCTTTCATTTTGATCCTATTGTCCTTTATGAGGGGTGCGAAGAAGAATATCTGGCGGTGGTGGACCGGATGTTTGAAGCCGTGGCGCCGGAACATATCGTCTGGATCAGCCTGGGCACCTTCCGGTTTATGCCCCAGTTGAAGCCCGTGATTCAGGAGCGGTTTCCGGATTCGCGGATCGTCTATGGCGAGTTTATTACCGGTATGGACCGCAAGATGCGTTACTTTAAACCCCTGCGTATTGCCTTGTGCCGAAAAATAGCACAACGGATCCGGCAGCATGACCCTGACGTGACGGTCTATTTCTGTATGGAGGACGACGAGGTGTGGCAGCGGTGCATGGGGTTTGTGCCGAAGCAGAAGGGCGGGCTTGCCCGTATGCTGGATAAAAGCGCGGTGGCCCACTGCGACCTGGACAAAAAGCTTTTGGGATGA
- a CDS encoding MBL fold metallo-hydrolase, which produces MKLTLLYDNTAWGERLTPDWGFACLVEAHGRNILFDTGARGDILQNNMVVLGIAPDTINAVVISHDHWDHTGGLAGLLRVCHPTAIHVPSAFQNVPNVQVSVVEQPTELFPGIWSTGTLAGMEQSLVVVRPDGSTVVVAGCSHPGVNAILEAARRVGPVHALVGGLHGFEDFDAVKDIHVLCPTHCTQFISTIKSRYPHAYVEGGAGRVLDI; this is translated from the coding sequence ATGAAACTCACCCTTCTTTATGACAACACGGCATGGGGCGAACGGCTGACACCGGACTGGGGGTTTGCCTGCCTGGTGGAAGCCCATGGCAGAAACATCCTGTTTGACACCGGCGCCAGGGGCGATATCCTTCAAAACAACATGGTTGTCCTTGGAATCGCGCCCGATACCATTAATGCCGTTGTTATATCGCACGATCACTGGGACCACACAGGCGGCCTTGCCGGCCTGCTCCGGGTGTGCCATCCGACGGCCATCCATGTGCCGTCCGCCTTTCAGAATGTCCCGAACGTGCAGGTCTCTGTCGTGGAACAGCCCACCGAACTTTTTCCCGGCATCTGGTCCACCGGCACCCTTGCCGGCATGGAACAGTCCCTGGTGGTGGTCCGGCCGGACGGCAGCACGGTTGTGGTGGCCGGGTGTTCCCACCCCGGCGTGAACGCGATTCTGGAAGCGGCCCGCCGTGTCGGGCCGGTCCACGCGCTGGTGGGCGGCCTGCATGGGTTTGAAGATTTTGATGCCGTCAAGGATATTCACGTTCTCTGCCCCACTCACTGCACTCAATTTATCTCCACCATCAAAAGCCGTTACCCCCACGCATACGTGGAAGGCGGCGCCGGCCGGGTGCTGGACATATAA